Part of the Carassius auratus strain Wakin chromosome 8, ASM336829v1, whole genome shotgun sequence genome is shown below.
CAGAGCCACTACAGGAGGTgacaggattattattattatattatataatacagttaatagtgtatttatttacattattcacAAGCAGATCATAAACAGAAGTGAAAACAATATATACTGTTTCAGCACTTTCAATGCCAGGACCTCTTACACTCAAAGCAAGACGGGAAGTGACAATATCAGAATAGTTATCATTATTActtatcatattatatattatattttctaataCAAGTAATGGTGTATTTCTTTTATAATAAGCATCCGTTTTATGTTAGTAAGAATTAATTATATTTCCTAAGAGAAATGTAATTTCTTCTAGTAACCgttgtttttcatgtctattTAATAATGGTCAGAACTATTTTGCATCTCCTACATATGAAAACACATTCTTGTTTGCTGTTTCAAAATCTGTTTCAAAATCTGATTTATATTGTACAAATCTGAAATGGTCATTCATTTTTGTAGCAAGAGATGTGCACATCATCAAAGTTTGGTTTTGGTTGAACTGCTGACTGAAACCTCTGTATAAATCAGTCTTCTAACCGCTGTTCAAGCATCCCATAGTGATTTATAGGCAGGTAGTGATCGGACCAATCAGAGCGCTCCTCATAAACATctgtttgacatctgataggaaacatcCATCTGACGTTTtacagatgagcaaacactctaacAATACGTCTTCCAGATATCAATGCAGACATCGAATAGACGTCTCCGTGTGATATTAGgggagtatgtttttttttctctggacTGTTGATTGTCATTTTCAGCAAATTCAAGCCAACTTCATTGTGGTGATTCATCCCGGATCCAGAACTCTGCGGATGGGGCGTGCTACAGACACCTTGCCCATAAGTGTTCCTCATGTCATCGCCCGCAGACACAAACAGGGCGGTCAGCGCCGCTACGAGGACCAGTGCCTCTTACGAGACGGACTGAATGCAAGTAACATCTCTGCCTCTCCATAATGTGACGCTAAACACTGCACTGGTGAACGTTTATAATAATGTAGCTAATAAAATACTCTACCAGTCAAGCCTGCGTTTATGTGATACAAAATACAGCAAAGCATTCATATTGTGAAATTTGTTTACTAtctaaaataactgctttttattttaatgttttttttttttttataatttaatcttgtgatgtgcaactgtattttcagcatcattactcaagtcttcagtgtcccatgatcttcagaagaaaaaaaaaatgatgcatttagtagatgcttttatccaaagcgacttactgtATATGACTGAACTGTATATTTCCCCTCATCTGTTGTTCACTGATGCTGTAGTCAGCAGAGAGCAACGAGCAGAGACAAAATGGGCTGAAAATGGTGGACCAGGTGATCTGGTCCAAGAAAATGTCCAATGGTGTGAGAAGAACCCCGGTGTCTGCCGAGCAGGTGAATCATGCTGGAGATGGATCTGTTCTGTGAGCTCTTCCTGTGAATGCTGGTCAATTCTGAGTGTGTGTTTCCAGGCCAGATTATACAACAGACAGATACGGCCTGCTGTGCTCGACCCAAACTCTAAAGTGAACTGGACCAACACATCACATCAGCCCGAGTATCTGGTGGGAGAAGAGGTGAGACAAGAAGCTGTTTATATAACGCCCTGACAATAATCAGAGCTCCTGCTCTCTCAAATGTGACATCTTCTTACGGAAAGGCTAATAATGAGTTAAATCATACAActgttaaatgaaaacaaataagcaccctcaaaaatatttaatttggcaTCTTTATTCTTTTCGTCTGGATGTTTCAGAGGCAGCTATATGAGATGttttcttcaaatatatatatcatatcacaGTTAAATTCAGGaatacttaaaggtgctgtagggaacttttgtaaaaaaatattttttatatacttattaaacctgtcattatgtcctgacagtagaatatgagacagataatctgtgaataaatcaagctcctctggctcctcccagtgtcctattgccatttgcagaaactccgtcgctcccggtaagaaacaaccaatcagagctgcggtccttaactttgtttgtgttcaaaatgtagaaaaatgtatataataagcgagtacaccatgaatccattttccaaaccgtgtttttagcttgtcctgaatcactagggtgcacctataataagtgtttatattcggactattttagattgcttcgggggtaccgcggcggagtaacccagtacctttgtgattcttcatagacataaacagagagaagtagttccagctacgatgttcttctgcaacacgcaagcagttctgtttattaaccgctagagcatcaaaagttacctaccgtaGCTTTAAAGTAACACATGACACAATTATCACAGTCTCATTTTTGACCCAATTATTTCattgcttaaaatatatatataatttattattattattatttttattatttttaataaaagcaatcAAATAAAACACTTGAACACTAATAAAGATCAGTGCACTAATGGAATCCAGTTACCCTTGcctatagaaaaacaaaaactaatttattgTGAACGTTGTGTGTATTatctaaaaatcattttaatctttAATCGGCGTACCCATGCCATCATTTCATTAAAAGGTAATAGATCATAATTTAAAGGTAAAATCCGAAAGGTCAAAACTGAGGGTGTTTTAATGACAGCTGAGAGATTTCACTCCCTCCATTATTAGTACACTTAACCAAAACTAAAATCAAGCTTAGGTTCATGAAGAGCTTGTTAAAGAAATCCACATGCATCGAGCGGCTTAATCCCAGCCTTGGCAGATTTAGTTTATTtagaaacacagaagaagctgAGCCGTGCCTGCTGGACGTGTGATGACcgtcctctctctgtctctggagCTCAGGCGCTGTATGTGAACCCTGCAGACTGCTACAGCATCCACTGGCCCGTGTGCAGGGGACACCTGAACATCCACAGCGGGACGGGCGGCTCTCTCACCGCTGCGCTGGCCGACCTGGAGACCATCTGGTCTCACGCTCTACAGAAGCTTCTAGAAATCCCGCTGAAGGACCTGAAGGTACTGATTTCACTGGCACCTGGGTTTGAATGATTGGACGACttgtttagatatttgtttttTCAGTATTACAGATGCATCCTTCTGATCCCAGACATCTGTAACAGGCAGCATGTGAAGGAGGTTGTCAACATGCTGCTGGTTAAAATGGGCTTCTCAGGTATGTCACCTCCCGGCGAGACACTTGTCACTTTCAGAAGTTGTTATATTTGCAGAAATAAAATCTTAATGTGAAACTCGTTAGACTACTCCAGTGCTTCTGAAAGTTAGGGAGCTGGACTGGACATCAGAAAGCATTCTGGGTCAACGAAATGAGAATCAGTTGTGGTGTTTAGTCAGTTGTGGTTCattctgaagcacacacacacacacacacacacacacacagagacccctTTTAATTGTTCTAGGGATGCCACAGTGAGATTTGTTTTTCCACCAATTAATAAACAGAGTTTTcgattatattttacaatgtaagaTATTTGTCAGTGACGCTTGGATCTTTAGAGTTTACTTATCTTTAACATTACATGTTTATATCTTGATCAatcaaatgtttgaaaatggtGCGGaagttatttttcttaaatgggtcatcggatgcaaaatgtacttttgttGTTTGAAGGTAAATGTTtatccaccctataatgataaaaatccactaaagtgttattgttatttcttttagtatttttcctattttttaATCCTCTTTCTCAAATCAGGCTGTTTTGAGGTTCCTgaattgaatgtttaaaatgttacaaattagtaaatcattgAAACATTCTTAATTCCTAGTATGGAAATATATATTCCACATGTCATGTGTGAGGTTCTGAATATAACCATGGTGCAACAGAAATCTTTGGATTTTCCCTTTAGTttatatgctagtaatatgcatgctaatgagTAACTAGTACATAGTgggaattggtccctaaactaatattttactaaaaataatgtgaaatttAACTGATCacttaaatacttattttattttattttttcaattttattgaacactacaacaacaaaacaaatataaactTACATTAAACATTGACATATTGCAGGATTCCTGAGGGGTCcttaaaatttaaaaacatacCAAAAAGTCTTCAATTGTACAAGAAAGTCTCATGTtttcaagaggtcttaaatttggggacgGAAAGACCAGAGTTGTGATATGTCTTAATAAGACAAACTTTAAAAGGCTCTGATTTCATTGAATATATAAAGTTTacaaagcgccacctgctggcagagaatggaTGTGCATCTTCAatcttgttgtttttgttcagaccaatgtgaaaatcaACCTGTTTTACACTGTTAACACCCATAGCTGTGaatgtgaactggtggatcgATAGGATAATGCACTATAGAAATCTAAACAGTAAAATTTTtgctatttaattaatataaaaatgtattgaaaataattgtgtaaattaatattataattcttacttttgaaaaatggtttaaaggctgaaatatgaagtgtatagttttattttatttattttttatgtttttgtaaaaacttGTATAAATCATGCTTTTTACAGTTTGATATGTTACTGTATGCATTGCCCTACCCTGCTCACATGCTGTTAATTGTATTTGGGCGGGTCCTAAATATGAGCTTAAAAATCCTTCAGCAAACCCtgtgttttttagatttttttatttgatttcagattCTTCCCCATCGTTTTATCAGTCATCTCTCCTGAATCTATGATGCATGATAGTGAACTACATAGTTTAAATTAAAAGGCAAAACAGTAGTGTGTGTCATGAAATCAGTGTAATGTCCAGCACTGTAACACAGCCTAACTTGATCTCCTGTGTAGCTGTTGTTGTGCATCAGGAGTCGGTGTGTGTGACCTTTGGCAGCGGTCTGAGCAGTGCGTGTGTGGTGGATGTTGGGGACCAGAAGACCAGCGTGTGCTGTGTGGAGGACGGCGTGTCCCACCGCAGCTCCAGGTGAGAGGAAAACACTGTAGGGATGATGCACTTCATTATACACTGTGATGTGTACTGTGTTAAAGGGGTTTCATCTTCTCTGAAGACCGTGGTCTGCTTCCTGGGGAAAACTCAAACATTTCATCAGTTGATTGATGACTAACATGAGGCAGGACAACAACCCACTGGAGCCTACGTAGTTATAATGTCCAAAAAATTCAAGAGATGGGGAAAAAATGCCCGTTtgagtttttgtctcatatttacataatatttaagcaatatcacatgaaTAATGGtctaagtgcaatatcacacgagtGCAAATGAGGTACtgatcttatacaacagttcagtaagaAGTTAAGGAGATTAAGAAGATAAGGGTTATTTAACCCTTGTGTATCGTTCAAATTCACTACTCTTTCattatgtttgggatgaaaacatccactaaattaaactgctgtatcAAATTTTTTGTATAAACCTAtttcaacctcagtcctgatcaaaactactaaatgttttttaaaaatccaagatttttactctttaattgccaagttcatgctctctctatctctctctctctcacacacacacacacacacacacacacacacacacacacacacactatgtgttatcctccatatacaagccagaaaccaaGCTTTTTTTCGCACAGGCCTATCTGAAGGGTTAATGGtgccacctagtgatcaactgtaaaattaaaaaaagttacctcttcccaacagggaaaaccacaaacaatcaagaatgtaTGAATATATGGTGTCAAGGCTCTAGGCTAACTTTCTGcaactttttttcttatctgCACCCAAATTTTCAACCGTATTGCATTTAACACCGCAGTTTTACAAGTTGACTTTTTTTAAATCGCTGTCCATATAGGCAATATTGTAGCCGAAAtgattaactaacaatctggtcaacataaagttctttatttgaagcacaattctacaagaaaggtaacttactgaaaaagtgtTGGTGCCTAAAGTGCTTCACTGAGttgaaaattaaacttaaaacatctcaagataaatgaaataaaaagagaatCGAAATGAAGTGTTTTAAGCTCTTCAAACTGAACATCTCATGGCTCAATGTCTTATGGACTATCCTTGATTGATGTCACTTGCCCCTCTGATGGACAACTCCTGTAGTTTGGTCTTCTTGAGCTTTGCCCTTGGCTAAACCAGCTAGACTCGATCCTCTACACTGATTCTGATCAGATCTTCCACTGTGTCTGAATCAAGGATGATTTGAACAGCTAAACAGCTTATATGACTGTTTCAGATGtgaaaatagttcagttttgtatgtaatagcAAAGTTATTATGtttcgtttcttttttttatttttatattaagataatttagaaaaaattttggagcatttttttgtttgttaaatataggatttaggttttttttctttgttttttttttttaaagtaacgaaCAAGCTGTTTTGGTTTTTGAACCATGAATTGTCCTGTATTTTGATTGTCATGTAGTTGGAAGCTCTGTTTGCCATGCTCTCATGATCTCTTACTGTCATGCAGCACAGTAAACACTATCAAGAATACTTTGAGCTCTTGTGTTGTCTCTGTTGAAGGCATGTTTTTTGTGCAGGTTGTGTCTTGCGTACGGAGGCTCGGATGTGACGCGGTGTTTCTTCTGGCTCATGCAGAGAGCTGGATTTCCCTATAGAGAATGTCAACTCGGCAACAAACTGGACTGTATGTTACTGCAGCAGCTCAAAGAGTCCTTCTGCCATCTGGATCAGGTGACCTGCTAGTGTTCACTAGGACTGGGCGGCATGACAGTGAACATCATTACTGTGGAATAAAGTGTCTATTGTCTATCGTTATCATGGTATCTGCATAACATAATATTACTTAAAAGTTATATACACCTTTGAGTGATAAAGAAACATGCATGAATGAGACAATAAAGAGTGGGACTCTCAATAAGCAGAGCAATATAACTCAATGCAGTGTTTCTGACACACACTGAGAGCCCCTCAATCTTTAGTGTTTTTTGTGCTTTAATGGTCAAAT
Proteins encoded:
- the actr8 gene encoding actin-related protein 8, translated to MTQTDRDAENGRDREKDREKDKEKEKEQRGVKRPIVPAAVPEPLQEQIQANFIVVIHPGSRTLRMGRATDTLPISVPHVIARRHKQGGQRRYEDQCLLRDGLNSAESNEQRQNGLKMVDQVIWSKKMSNGVRRTPVSAEQARLYNRQIRPAVLDPNSKVNWTNTSHQPEYLVGEEALYVNPADCYSIHWPVCRGHLNIHSGTGGSLTAALADLETIWSHALQKLLEIPLKDLKYYRCILLIPDICNRQHVKEVVNMLLVKMGFSAVVVHQESVCVTFGSGLSSACVVDVGDQKTSVCCVEDGVSHRSSRLCLAYGGSDVTRCFFWLMQRAGFPYRECQLGNKLDCMLLQQLKESFCHLDQDISGLQDHEFRTRFPDSPVLLYQLRLGDEKLQAPMTLFYPAAFGIVGQKMTSLLHRSQGDTEDPHDEHFLLTTQSKQDQSSKATTDRKLFPKPVGFEGESNMCDPSEKGNLAQDLDLGHAQAECLVGGADAEETSSALLSRKTAMTQFEGRALGVDKAILHSIDSCASDETKRKMYSCILLVGGGLLFHGAQEFLQHRILNKMPPSFRCLVENVDVITRPKDMDPRVIAWKGGAVLACLDTTQELWIHQREWQRFGVRMLRERAAFVW